From the genome of Pseudomonas sp. Teo4, one region includes:
- the tssG gene encoding type VI secretion system baseplate subunit TssG: protein MARTNRRTAPGLIDQARAEPYRFEFFQLVRLLRLHYSRTGRMDLATRPHEDPLRFRSQLSLAFPASEVSDLQFERDGKVSPTGLPLSEVQVTFMGLVGPSGVLPRPYTELLLERHVQHRDDAAHAFLDIFSHRMTTLFYEAWQKYKFHIEHERNGTSGFDRYLLNLVGLGPQAQQQKFERRPSALRQDLFSYFSGLLSQKPRNALNLEVMLGFYFSLPFKVRQFAGRWLNLEPAQCTQLGRKNAQLGHSAVAGQRVWDYQSCIRIEIGPLTLSNYQRFQPGTDDHRKLVELVRFYIGAELDFEIAPLLKREAVPPARLGRTGNVALGWLGWLKRPGRDAEPSRCAVFHIPYDGVAL from the coding sequence ATGGCCCGCACGAACCGGCGAACAGCCCCTGGTCTGATCGACCAGGCCCGAGCCGAGCCGTACCGATTCGAATTCTTTCAATTGGTGCGCCTGCTCCGCCTGCACTACAGCCGTACCGGGCGCATGGACCTGGCAACCCGGCCGCACGAAGACCCGCTGCGTTTTCGCTCACAGCTGTCGCTGGCGTTTCCGGCCAGCGAGGTCAGCGACCTGCAGTTCGAACGTGACGGCAAAGTGTCGCCGACCGGCTTGCCGCTGTCGGAAGTCCAGGTCACGTTCATGGGTTTGGTCGGGCCATCGGGCGTGCTGCCGCGCCCGTACACCGAGCTGCTGCTGGAGCGGCATGTCCAGCACCGCGACGATGCCGCCCATGCGTTTCTCGATATCTTTTCGCACCGCATGACCACGCTGTTCTACGAAGCGTGGCAGAAGTACAAGTTCCACATCGAACACGAGCGCAATGGCACTTCGGGCTTCGACCGTTACCTGCTCAACCTGGTGGGCCTGGGCCCACAGGCCCAGCAGCAGAAGTTCGAACGCCGGCCTTCGGCGCTGCGCCAGGACCTGTTCAGTTACTTTTCCGGGTTGCTGAGCCAGAAGCCGCGCAATGCGCTGAACCTTGAGGTAATGCTCGGCTTCTACTTCTCGTTGCCGTTCAAAGTCAGGCAGTTCGCAGGCCGTTGGTTGAATCTGGAGCCCGCGCAATGCACCCAGCTCGGCCGCAAGAACGCGCAGCTGGGCCACAGCGCGGTCGCCGGCCAGCGTGTCTGGGACTACCAGTCGTGCATTCGCATCGAAATCGGCCCTTTGACGCTTTCGAACTACCAGCGCTTTCAGCCGGGAACCGACGACCACCGCAAGCTGGTCGAACTGGTGCGCTTCTATATAGGTGCCGAGCTGGACTTCGAAATCGCCCCGCTGCTCAAACGCGAAGCCGTGCCGCCTGCCCGACTGGGCCGCACCGGCAATGTCGCCCTGGGTTGGCTGGGCTGGCTCAAACGCCCTGGCCGCGACGCGGAACCGTCCCGTTGCGCCGTCTTCCACATTCCTTACGATGGGGTCGCCTTGTGA